In Phaseolus vulgaris cultivar G19833 chromosome 10, P. vulgaris v2.0, whole genome shotgun sequence, a single genomic region encodes these proteins:
- the LOC137819593 gene encoding gibberellin 20-oxidase-like protein produces MSKSEYVVELPIIDISQPLQPSSLTSLSKACKDWGFFHIINHGISKDLCSQIHYLSKCLFSLPSEAKLKLGPFSSIKSYTPHFIASPFFESLRINGPNFYVSAKSSEDILFDKQNSKFSETLQEYCSKMADLSERILKLVLMSLEDGFDKLFHDSEFNKCQGYLRINNYSAPESLEDDVEGLGMHTDMSCITILFQDEIGGLQVKSQDGKWIDISPSEGTLVVNIGDMMQAWSNDKLRSSEHRVVLKQPVNRFSLAFFWCFEDEKVVMAPDQVVGEGNKRIYNPFVCSEYLKFRENNQRGRFEKVGYTVKDFAGIRSQKVENQFITHSNLCLL; encoded by the exons ATGTCTAAGTCTGAATATGTTGTTGAGCTTCCTATTATAGACATTTCTCAGCCATTACAGCCATCTTCTCTAACCTCTCTCTCTAAAGCCTGCAAAGATTGGGGATTTTTCCACATAATCAATCATGGGATCTCCAAAGATCTTTGCAGCCAGATCCATTATTTATCTAAATGCCTCTTCAGCCTCCCTTCTGAGGCTAAACTTAAACTTGGTCCTTTCTCCTCTATAAAGTCTTACACCCCTCACTTCATTGCTTCTCCATTCTTTGAGAGCCTCAGAATTAATGGACCAAACTTCTATGTTTCTGCTAAGAGTTCTGAAGACATCCTCTTTGACAAACAGAATTCCAAATTCAG TGAGACACTGCAGGAATATTGCAGTAAGATGGCTGATTTGTCTGAGAGAATTCTAAAGCTTGTGCTGATGAGCTTAGAGGATGGCTTTGATAAGCTCTTTCATGATTCTGAATTCAACAAGTGTCAAGGTTACTTAAGGATAAACAACTATTCTGCTCCAGAAAGTTTGGAGGATGATGTTGAGGGGCTTGGAATGCACACTGATATGAGTTGTATCACCATCTTATTTCAAGATGAAATAGGAGGGCTTCAAGTGAAGTCACAAGATGGAAAGTGGATAGACATTAGCCCTTCTGAGGGGACCCTAGTGGTGAACATAGGGGATATGATGCAAGCATGGAGCAATGATAAACTAAGGTCTTCTGAACATAGAGTTGTTTTGAAGCAGCCTGTGAACAGATTTTCCTTGGCTTTCTTTTGGTGCTTTGAGGATGAGAAGGTGGTCATGGCACCAGACCAAGTTGTTGGAGAAGGAAACAAGAGGATCTACAATCCATTTGTTTGCTCAGAATACTTGAAATTCAGAGAGAACAATCAAAGAGGAAGGTTTGAAAAGGTGGGGTATACAGTTAAGGATTTTGCTGGAATCAGGtctcaaaaagttgaaaatcaaTTCATCACACACAGTAATTTATGCTTGCTGTGA